CGGTAGAAGAGGGGCACGACGGCGCGCACGCCGGGGACGTCGGCGAGACGGGGGAGGACGCCGATCTCGAACCGGCCGCCGGTGGCGGCGGAGACGTCGATCGACGGGACCCCCTCGACCGTCTCGGTGAGCTTGCGATAGCCGGCGCGGGAGGCGTCGGCCGAGACCCAGGTCGCGACGACTGCCCCGACGGCGACCGCCACGCTCCCCACCGTCGCCAGCGCCCGGCCGGGGCGCAGCCGCCACTGGCGCACCAGCAGCCGCCAGAGCCTCATCGCGGCGCCGCTCCGGAGGAGGAAGGCGCGGCGGTGGGCGCGAGTGAATCGGACTCGACGCGCCCGTCGCGCATCCGCACCACGCGCGGCGCCCCGGCGGCGATCGCCGGATCGTGGGTGACGAGGACGACCGTCTGCCCCTCGCGCTCGACCAGATCGCGGAACAGCTCGATGACGCGGCGCGAGTTGGCCGAGTCGAGAGCTCCGGTCGGCTCGTCGGCGAGGACGATCGCCGGCGCCGTGACCAGCGCCCGGGCAATCGCCCCGCGCTGCTGCTCGCCGCCGGAGAGGGCGTCGGGGCGGTGGCCGGCGCGGTGGCCCATCCCGACCCGCTCGAGGGCCGCCGAGGCGCGCTTCTCGGCGGCGGCGTGGCCGACGCCGTCGAGAACCAGCGGCAGGGCGACGTTCTCCACCAGCGACAGTTCGGGAAGAAGGTTGTAGCGCTGGAAGACGAAGCCGATCCTCCGCCGGCGGAGGACCGCCAGCGCTTCGTCGCCGAGGGTCGCCAGGTCGACCCCCTCGAGGCGCACCGCGCCAGACGAGGGGCGTGTGATCCCGCCGAGGAGGTGGAGCAGCGTGCTTTTCCCCGAGCCGCTGGCGCCGGTGATGGCGACGAACTGCCCCTTCTCGACCGCCAGATCGACGCCGTCGATGGCCGTGACCGCGACGCCGTCCTCCTCGGCCGGGGCGAATTCCTTCCGCACGTTCTCGACCTGGAGGATGGCCACGCCCGTCTCCGTCACCGCTGCCGGCTCCGCCGGCCACACCCACCGAAACCACCCAACATACCGCTCGGCCGCCCTTCGGGACCACCCAAGCTTGCCCATCGTTCGGCCCACCGGGGAAGCCGAAGCACCGGCGCGAGAGGGTGAAGTGGTCGGGCAAACGGTGCCGATTGTTCCCGACTGTCCGGTCTCCACTGGCCCCCGGGTGACCCCGATGCAGCGTCTCGTGCCGGCACTGGTCGTCGTGTGCCTCGCCGCGGCCGTCGCGGCGGGCGCCGATCCGCCAACGCTACGGACCGCGGAGCAGGGGGTGGAACTGGGCAGCGCGGCGGTGCCCGACGCCGCCGCGGCCCCGACGCCGGAAACGCTCGAGGAGTTCGTCACCCTCGCCGAACGGAGCCATCCACGGCTCCGCCAGGCGGCGGCGGCCGTCGAGGCGGCGCGCGGCAAGGCCGTGCAGGCGCGGCTCTACCCCAATCCGATGCTCGCAGCGGGCTCGCCGCAGGCGGCCGGCCGCTACAGCCAGTGGAACGTCTATGCGTCGCAGGACGTCGTCACCGGCGGCAAGCTCCGGCTCCAGCAGCAGGCGGCACTCCGCGAGGTGCAGCAGGCGGAGTACGAGCTGATCCGGGCGCGGTACGAGGTGCTGACCGGCACGCGCATCGCCTTTTACGAGCTGGCCGTCGCCCAGCGGCGCGCGGAGATCTACACGCTTCTCCTCGACATCGCCAAACGCTCCTACGAGATCGGCCGGCAGCTCGCCGCGGCGGGGGAGGGGACCAAGGCCGACGTCCTGTTTTGGAGCATCGAGCGCGACCGCGCCGAAGCCCGGCTCCTCAACGCGGCGGTGTTCATCGAGGCCGACCGCCGCCAGCTCGCCACCGCGGTCGGCCTGCCACGGGCCGATGTCGGGCGGATCCGCGCCGACCTCTACCGGCGGATGCCCGACTTCGACCTCAAGGTGCTCCAGGAGGCCGTCGTCGGCGCCAATGCCCAGCCGCGTGCGGCCGAATCGGCGATCGCGCGCACGCAGTGGGCGCTGGAGCGGGCGGTGGTCCAGCCGATCCCCAACATCAACCTCATGGGAGGCTACCAGCGCCAGGTCGACTACCCGGCCCAGGACCAGGCGCTCGTCCAGGTGATGGCGGCGGTACCACTGTTCGACCGCAATCAGGGCAACATCCGCTCCGCCCGGGCCGACATCGCCGAGGCGCGCGCGGCACTGCGTGGTGTGGAGCTCGAGCTCGCGGCCCGAACGGCGACGGCGCTGGCGCAGTATCGCACCGCCCAGCAACTCGCCGCCTGGTACGAGACGCGGATCCTGCCCCAGGCCCGCGAGACCGTCGCCCTCACGCAGACGCTCTATGCCCGCGGCGAGGTGACGTTCCTCAGCCTGCTCCAGGCGCAGAAGATTCTCACCGAAACCGAACTGGCGTTCGTCGAGGCCCAGGCGGAGCGCTGGCGCGGCGCGGCGACGATCGCCGATCTCCTCCAGCTCGACGAGTTTCCCCCGGCCGACGATGCGCCGGCCGCGCTGGCGCTGGGTGCCGACTGGCTCCCGCGCCTCCCCGACACCGCGGCCGCCGAGGCCAAGCCGGCGGCGAAGCCCGAAGCGGTGCCGGCACCGGCGCCGAAGCGGTGACCGGAGACGACGCCCCGGGCCGGCTCCGTCCGCGGGACCCTACCTGTCCGTGGACAAAGCCCTCCGCGGCCTTTGTCCACTCAAGCGACCGCGGGAAACGCCGAGGGTTTCCCGGGTCGCCGTCGGCCGCATCCAGCGGCCGATCACTTTTTCCACGGGCTCCTACCGCCGCGGGATGACGTCGAGGTCGAGCGACTCTTCCGCCGAGCCGCCGCCAAGAGTGTCGCTGACGAGGAACTCGAGGCGGTACTGCCCGGCCGGCATGTCGTCGGGGATCGTGAGGAAGTAACGCACGAAGTAGTCGCGGCGCGGCGCGTGGCAGGTCTCGACCAGCGGCGAGAACGTCCACTCCTTGACCACCGACTCGTCCGGGGCGACGAGCCGGAAGGCGGTGTCGACACCGGTCGTGTGGCCGGCGGCCGACTGGCGGACGAGGAGGTTTTCCAGCTCGAAGTACACGAGCAGCTCCTGGCCGGGATGGAACGCCGCCTGCGGGAAGCGGTCGACCACACCCCACGCCTTGACGCGCGACGCGAAGCAGGCGTTGCGGACGATCGGCCCCGTGGGCGCGGGGGCGGCGGGCTCGGTCGCGGCGTCGGAATCGGGGGGCTCGATCGGGTCGACGTCGGGAACGATCGAGAGTGCGGCACCGTTGATCGGGCGGGCGGCGCTGACGGCCACGGCCGCGGCCGGCTCGGGGGCGGCCAGTGCTGCCGCGGCGGCGGGGAAGCGGAGCGCGGCAGGGGACGCCGTCTCGACGGCGGGCGCCGGCTCGACTGGGGCGGGAGTCTCCACGGGGGCCTCGTCACCGGCCGACTCGCGGCCGGCCTCGAGCGCCACGACGAACTCGTCGACGACCGCCGGCCAGTCGCGCGGGCGGGTGGCTTGGAGCGTTTGGATGAGGACCATCCGCGTCGCATCGTCGACGCCGCCGCTACGGGCCAGGCGCGTGACGGCGCGGTCGATCGCCTCCTCGAGCGATGGCACCGGCTCCTCGATCACGTCTTCGACGACGGCGACCGACGCCGGCCGGTCGCCCTCTTCGCTCGGCTCCGGTGCGGACGCATGATCGGTCGTCGAGAGGCTCGCCGCGGTCTGGCGGAGGGCCTCGCGGAGG
This window of the Planctomycetota bacterium genome carries:
- a CDS encoding ABC transporter ATP-binding protein, which codes for MGKLGWSRRAAERYVGWFRWVWPAEPAAVTETGVAILQVENVRKEFAPAEEDGVAVTAIDGVDLAVEKGQFVAITGASGSGKSTLLHLLGGITRPSSGAVRLEGVDLATLGDEALAVLRRRRIGFVFQRYNLLPELSLVENVALPLVLDGVGHAAAEKRASAALERVGMGHRAGHRPDALSGGEQQRGAIARALVTAPAIVLADEPTGALDSANSRRVIELFRDLVEREGQTVVLVTHDPAIAAGAPRVVRMRDGRVESDSLAPTAAPSSSGAAPR
- a CDS encoding TolC family protein encodes the protein MATNCPFSTARSTPSMAVTATPSSSAGANSFRTFSTWRMATPVSVTAAGSAGHTHRNHPTYRSAALRDHPSLPIVRPTGEAEAPAREGEVVGQTVPIVPDCPVSTGPRVTPMQRLVPALVVVCLAAAVAAGADPPTLRTAEQGVELGSAAVPDAAAAPTPETLEEFVTLAERSHPRLRQAAAAVEAARGKAVQARLYPNPMLAAGSPQAAGRYSQWNVYASQDVVTGGKLRLQQQAALREVQQAEYELIRARYEVLTGTRIAFYELAVAQRRAEIYTLLLDIAKRSYEIGRQLAAAGEGTKADVLFWSIERDRAEARLLNAAVFIEADRRQLATAVGLPRADVGRIRADLYRRMPDFDLKVLQEAVVGANAQPRAAESAIARTQWALERAVVQPIPNINLMGGYQRQVDYPAQDQALVQVMAAVPLFDRNQGNIRSARADIAEARAALRGVELELAARTATALAQYRTAQQLAAWYETRILPQARETVALTQTLYARGEVTFLSLLQAQKILTETELAFVEAQAERWRGAATIADLLQLDEFPPADDAPAALALGADWLPRLPDTAAAEAKPAAKPEAVPAPAPKR